The following are encoded together in the Drosophila takahashii strain IR98-3 E-12201 chromosome X, DtakHiC1v2, whole genome shotgun sequence genome:
- the Nna1 gene encoding cytosolic carboxypeptidase Nna1 isoform X1 produces MQKGVRDKENRNASMGPEICEFHQQPSKQNDGFLGSFLSKGLKTNQLVVNTDEKTLRPVARLKEPRDLFALPKDKDNDCSQQAPRWPVECQVIEERITHIPYVPATPEPLNAPTGNELKPRPVGEENGIVVFSYSPISAVNYEKPKAKKEEDESSDESDYSSDSRQDSTPPSRATPMRLAGGGGCARGKLNSVSKMINNVDNRSTSASLDDNDDYYDEEYDTSGAGCGGSVEAKEKAIVKDLIEAKKKRYQEEAEPAGGTARNSRAASRSEAASKEPSDIDDIWKNNTSEYKPASPRYVLSQFGKNVAKAMIDRIVDQDDPALHPPPGSQKVSNKFAVAPVKLPKTNIARLEVAFERSARKDRSAAVALAPEKRGISFPRGDSSASSSEETSSSGLGEEEDEEEPSDSDTEDTEGSGDGLRRTLKTNSARLAGGAEKRPCPGSGSVSDTETLVGDDSRSRLTSSGLQQQDHVRSRSRQSPRAVPHTHAATVAAAAASAAALARGRHRDKDGCLGGKDELATRGGLSSLDRMGAGTSTGTSSMGTRTSSPVANNVFRLSKDQQLNSMASQETTGTLNSFASTNQTTTATSSQSFLCSDLTQAQFSRSAVGGARFVTNCHPMNPEEYDGLEFESRFESGNLAKAVQITPTYYELYLRPDLYTSRSKQWFYFRVRRTRRKMLYRFSIVNLVKSDSLYNDGMQPVMYSTLGAKEKSEGWRRCGDNICYYRNDDESASNSANEDDEDNSTYTLTFTIEFEHDDDTVFFAHSYPYTYSDLQDYLMEIQRHPVKSKFCKLRLLCRTLAGNNVYYLTVTAPSSNEENMRRKKSIVVSARVHPSETPASWMMKGLMDFITGDTTVAKRLRHKFIFKLVPMLNPDGVIVGNTRNSLTGKDLNRQYRTVIRETYPSIWYTKAMIRRLIEECGVAMYCDMHAHSRKHNIFIYGCENKRNPEKKLTEQVFPLMLHKNSADRFSFESCKFKIQRSKEGTGRIVVWMLGITNSYTIEASFGGSSLGSRKGTHFNTQDYEHMGRAFCETLLDYCDENPNKVKRHAKLFKQIKKIRKREKREQKALKLQKMADQILNLLKQQDRLRSKIIERLMREGSSADEPLNIPLSDYSSDEGNCSSSSDNEGKHSITASDLEGPCCAPTRAPPSSPEVIHEIRKFRMRRMRKVMHELDRIYFTPLFQRKFKTLTTLKRRRHKMGVKTAPPTGKRLRGGGGGGGTTATGEGVSSAITENPSSRQLARKPNPPPAPTREVKRVQQSAGPQSSDSTDSMDSSQSESLRDPDCSSASTGLSTAIGSGTGSGNGNGNAKEVARKVKPSGGVKKTGKKKKFMPTEKRKPVVNQKLHVDRNFRLWLANRRIYIYRRKKSTQARRTKVRGKPPKKRGEVVRTTLDLPTTDPGSDLHFSTDDEEHSPTSGQNGYGAVAPLRHTLLQSDLQRRYIEEIGDTVVQKPKAAHMPPELIVTTPSKSGGTPGGGKKLDVYKLTPRTAPELDALMQRQAGGTGASARRTYSWHNLDQQEIPNGGQGKANFYMGESKPAMKAMTKPPPRRSVPSNFIPQRPANVQTADDLQLKLSLKKKVWTGAHGDADGRPLAWYKGHSMGGSQMANATAAIRSAGGASAGQNRAMFTSSGREQNGMAMGMPPAFVGAPRKPRKLEQVDLFNACSQKLLLWQQQEEHKRSQPQQAQRLMKVEDPREQQAFKPMQMAKKAAAGQARAIQQLVAGGGESAGGKVKRKSSSMMKIAETTQLVTRFARSRNSAGGGAVQQQLQQQQQQQQHQRLMFKGGGQGSGSVAARMHSAGVMQGGSNGGGGRAPNKFKTGGLVITAVQQPANMPGGSSSSRRMRNAAGGLQAKSSTGVMGSSSSGMQMQYQRSSGGNGNGVQANNKSSAGISLDTVNLVRKVKTKLKKRKSRTLANGAPK; encoded by the exons GCTTCCTTGGCAGTTTCCTATCGAAGGGCCTGAAGACCAATCAGCTGGTTGTGAACACGGATGAGAAGACCCTGCGACCGGTTGCCCGTCTGAAGGAACCGCGCGATCTCTTCGCACTGCCGAAGGACAAGGACAATGACTGCTCACAGCAGGCCCCCAGATGGCCGGTGGAGTGTCAG GTCATCGAGGAGCGCATCACACACATTCCGTACGTGCCCGCTACGCCGGAGCCCCTCAATGCTCCGACCGGAAACGAGCTGAAACCTCGACCCGTTGGCGAGGAGAACGGCATCGTCGTGTTCAGTTACAGCCCGATTAGCGCCGTTAACTAC GAAAAGCCCAAGGcgaagaaggaggaggatgagtCCAGCGACGAATCGGACTACTCCTCGGATTCCCGCCAGGATTCCACGCCTCCCAGCAGGGCCACGCCCATGCGTCTGGCGGGGGGCGGTGGGTGCGCCCGTGGCAAGCTGAACAGCGTGTCCAAGATGATCAACAACGTGGACAATCGGTCGACAAGTGCGTCCCTGGACGACAACGATGACTACTACGACGAGGAGTACGATACCTCCGGCGCAGGCTGCGGCGGCAGTGTGGAGGCCAAGGAGAAGGCCATCGTCAAGGATCTCATCGAGGCGAAGAAGAAGCGCTACCAGGAGGAGGCGGAACCAGCCGGCGGAACGGCACGAAACTCGAGGGCCGCCAGCCGTTCGGAGGCCGCCAGCAAGGAGCCCAGCGATATCGATGATATCTGGAAGAACAACACCAGCGAATACAAGCCCGCCTCGCCGCGCTATGTCCTCAGTCAGTTCGGGAAGAATGTGGCCAAGGCGATGATCGACAGGATCGTGGATCAGGATGATCCCGCGCTGCACCCGCCGCCGGGATCCCAAAAGGTATCGAACAAGTTCGCCGTAGCCCCCGTCAAGTTGCCAAAAACGAATATAGCCCGCTTGGAGGTGGCCTTCGAGCGAAGTGCCCGAAAGGATCGATCCGCTGCAGTGGCTCTGGCTCCCGAAAAGCGGGGCATTAGCTTTCCTCGCGGGGATAGTAGTGCCAGCTCCTCCGAGGAGACCAGCAGCTCGGGTCTGGgtgaggaggaggatgaagaGGAGCCATCTGACTCCGATACAGAGGATACGGAGGGCAGTGGAGATGGCTTGCGCCGAACTTTGAAGACCAATTCGGCCCGGCTCGCTGGTGGCGCCGAGAAGCGTCCGTGTCCCGGCTCCGGATCCGTTTCGGATACCGAAACTCTGGTGGGAGACGACAGCAGGAGCAGGCTGACTAGCT CTGGTCTGCAGCAGCAGGACCACGTTCGTTCCAGAAGCCGCCAGTCGCCTCGAGCGGTACCGCACACCCATGCGGCCAcagtggcggcggcggcggcctcAGCAGCGGCGCTCGCCAGAGGGCGCCACCGCGACAAGGACGGCTGTCTGGGCGGCAAGGACGAATTGGCCACCAGGGGCGGTTTAAGTAGCTTAGACAGAATGGGAGCGGGCACAAGCACTGGCACCTCCTCGATGGGCACTCGCACCTCCTCTCCCGTCGCGAACAACGTCTTCCGGCTGAGCAAGGATCAGCAGCTGAATTCAATGGCCAGCCAGGAGACGACCGGCACGCTGAACTCGTTTGCAAGTACTAACCAGACGACGACCGCAACCTCGTCGCAATCTTTCCTCTGCTCCGATTTAACCCAAGCGCAGTTCAGCCGCTCGGCCGTCGGCGGCGCCCGCTTCGTGACCAACTGCCATCCCATGAACCCCGAGGAGTACGACGGCCTGGAGTTCGAGTCGCGCTTCGAGAGCGGCAACCTGGCCAAGGCGGTCCAGATCACGCCCACCTACTACGAGCTCTACCTGCGACCCGATCTCTACACCAGCCGCTCGAAGCAGTGGTTCTACTTCCGGGTGCGTCGCACCCGGCGCAAGATGCTCTACCGCTTCTCGATCGTCAATCTGGTCAAGTCGGACAGCCTCTACAACGACGGCATGCAGCCGGTCATGTACTCCACGCTGGGCGCCAAGGAGAAGAGCGAGGGCTGGCGGAGATGCGGGGACAACATCTGCTACTACCGCAACGACGATGA AAGTGCCAGCAATAGCGCCAACGAGGACGACGAGGACAACTCGACGTACACGCTGACCTTCACCATCGAGTTCGAGCACGACGACGACACCGTGTTCTTCGCGCACAGCTACCCGTACACCTATAGCGACCTGCAGGACTACCTCATGGAGATCCAGCGGCATCCGGTCAAGTCAAAGTTCTGCAAGCTGCGCCTGCTCTGCCGCACTTTGGCGGGCAATAATGTCTACTACCTGACGGTGACGGCGCCCTCGTCCAACGAGGAGAACATGCGG CGAAAGAAATCGATTGTGGTGTCGGCGCGTGTGCATCCCAGTGAGACGCCCGCCTCGTGGATGATGAAGGGTCTGATGGACTTCATCACCGGCGATACCACGGTGGCCAAACGGCTGCGGCACAAGTTCATTTTCAAGCTGGTGCCGATGCTGAATCCGGACGGAGTCATTGTGGGCAACACCCGGAACTCGCTGACCGGCAAGGACCTCAACCGGCAGTATCGCACGGTCATCCGCGAGACATATCCATCCATTTGGTATACCAAAGCCATGATTAGAAG ACTGATTGAGGAATGCGGCGTGGCCATGTACTGTGATATGCACGCTCACTCACGAAAGCACAACATATTCATATATGGCTGTGAGAACAAACGCAACCCGGAGAAGAAGCTAACCGAGCAGGTCTTTCCGCTGATGTTGCACAAGAACAGTGCGGATCGG TTCTCCTTCGAGAGCTGCAAGTTCAAGATCCAGCGCAGCAAGGAGGGCACCGGGCGTATTGTGGTCTGGATGCTGGGCATCACCAACAGCTATACGATCGAGGCCTCCTTCGGCGGATCCTCGCTAGGATCGCGCAAGGGAACGCACTTCAATACGCAG GATTACGAGCACATGGGACGAGCATTTTGTGAGACACTTTTGGACTACTGCGATGAGAATCCGAACAAAGTAAAGCGGCACGCAAAgttgtttaaacaaatcaaaaagatAAGAAAACGCGAGAAACGCGAACAGAAAGCATTGAAATTACAGAAAATGGCCGATCAG attttaaatttactcaAACAACAGGACAGGCTACGATCCAAGATAATCGAAAGACTGATGCGAGAAGGCTCCAGTGCCGACGAGCCCTTGAATATCCCTCTGTCGGATTACTCCAG CGACGAGGGCAACTGCAGCTCGAGTTCCGATAACGAGGGCAAGCACTCCATAACGGCTTCCGATCTGGAGGGACCCTGCTGTGCCCCCACCCGAGCACCGCCCAGTTCGCCGGAGGTCATCCACGAGATACGCAAG TTCCGCATGCGACGCATGCGCAAGGTGATGCACGAGCTGGACAGGATCTACTTTACGCCGCTGTTTCAGCGCAAGTTCAAAACTCTGACCACCTTGAAGAGAAGGCGTCACAAAATGGGCGTGAAGACCGCTCCTCCAACTGGGAAACGTCtgcgaggaggaggcggaggaggaggtacAACCGCCACTGGTGAAGGAGTATCATCAGCGATCACGGAGAATCCCAGCAGCAGGCAGTTGGCCAGAAAGCCAAATCCGCCCCCTGCACCAACAAGAGAGGTCAAGAGAGTTCAGCAGTCGGCTGGGCCACAGAGTTCCGATAGCACCGACAGCATGGATTCCTCGCAATCGGAATCGCTAAGGGATCCGGACTGCTCCAGTGCCAGCACCGGATTAAGTACTGCAATCGGAAGCGGAACCGGAagcggaaatggaaatggaaacgctAAAGAGGTCGCACGCAAGGTCAAGCCTTCCGGCGGCGTCAAGAAAAcgggcaaaaagaaaaagttcatGCCCACGGAGAAGCGGAAGCCGGTGGTCAATCAGAAATTGCACGTGGATCGAAACTTTCGCCTGTGGCTGGCCAACCGACGCATCTACATCTACCGCAGGAAGAAG TCCACGCAGGCGCGTCGCACCAAGGTTCGGGGCAAGCCGCCCAAGAAGCGCGGCGAGGTGGTGCGCACCACCCTGGACCTGCCCACCACGGATCCGGGCTCGGATCTGCACTTCTCCACCGACGACGAGGAGCACTCGCCGACGAGCGGCCAAAATGGCTACGGTGCGGTGGCCCCGCTGCGGCACACGCTGCTCCAGAGCGACCTGCAGCGGCGCTACATCGAGGAGATCGGCGACACGGTGGTCCAGAAGCCGAAGGCGGCCCACATGCCGCCAGAACTGATCGTGACCACGCCCTCGAAGAGCGGCGGCACTCCGGGCGGCGGCAAGAAGCTGGATGTCTACAAGCTGACTCCGCGCACAGCGCCCGAATTGGATGCGCTGATGCAGCGGCAGGCGGGCGGAACTGGCGCCTCCGCCAGGCGCACCTACTCGTGGCACAATCTCGACCAGCAGGAGATACCCAATGGTGGTCAGGGCAAGGCCAACTTCTACATGGGCGAATCGAAGCCGGCGATGAAGGCGATGACCAAGCCGCCGCCCAGAAG GAGCGTTCCGAGCAACTTCATTCCCCAGCGGCCTGCCAATGTCCAAACGGCGGATGACCTGCAGCTGAAGCTCTCGCTGAAGAAGAAGGTCTGGACGGGAGCGCACGGCGATGCGGATGGGCGTCCACTGGCCTGGTACAAGGGTCACTCGATGGGGGGCTCCCAAATGGCCAACGCCACGGCGGCCATACGAAGTGCAGGAGGAGCTAGTGCTGGCCAGAATCGAGCCATGTTCACTTCCAGCGGCAGGGAGCAGAATGGAATGGCCATGGGCATGCCACCCGCCTTTGTGGGAGCACCGCGCAAGCCCAGGAAGCTGGAGCAGGTGGATCTGTTCAA TGCCTGCTCCCAgaagctgctgctgtggcagcagcaggaggagcacaAGCGCTCCCAGCCGCAGCAGGCGCAGCGCCTGATGAAGGTGGAGGATCCGAGGGAGCAGCAGGCCTTCAAGCCGATGCAGATGGCCAAGAAGGCGGCGGCGGGCCAGGCCAGGGCCATCCAGCAGCTGGTGGCGGGCGGTGGCGAATCGGCGGGCGGCAAGGTGAAGCGCAAGTCGAGCAGCATGATGAAGATAGCGGAGACCACGCAGCTGGTCACGCGGTTTGCCCGGAGTCGCAACAGCGCCGGTGGAGGGgcagtgcagcagcagctgcagcagcaacagcaacagcagcagcaccagcggCTGATGTTCAAGGGTGGCGGCCAGGGTTCCGGATCCGTGGCCGCTCGGATGCACTCCGCCGGCGTGATGCAGGGAGGCAGCAACGGCGGCGGAGGAAGAGCTCCCAATAAATTCAAGACCGGCGGCCTGGTGATCACGGCCGTCCAGCAGCCGGCCAACATGCCAggtggctcctcctcctcccggcGGATGAGGAATGCGGCCGGAGGGCTGCAGGCGAAGAGCAGCACGGGCGTTATGGGCTCCTCGTCCTCCGGAATGCAGATGCAGTATCAGCGGAGCAGCGGCGGCAACGGCAACGGAGTCCAGGCCAACAACAAGTCCTCCGCGGGCATCTCGCTGGACACGGTGAATCTGGTGCGCAAGGTGAAGACCAAGCTGAAGAAGCGCAAGTCCCGCACTTTGGCCAATGGGGCACCGAAGTAG